From the Drosophila sechellia strain sech25 chromosome X, ASM438219v1, whole genome shotgun sequence genome, the window ATTGTTGTGGTGGTTGTGGTTGTGGTGCTGATGGCTCCCACTCCGTCCATCGAAGTAGaactcctcgtcctcgtcagagaggctgctgcagctgctcgttTGGGCCAGGAAGAGTCGCGTTTCTCCGAATCCATCCCCGAACGCATCTCCGTAGCCATGGCCATCAGAGTGGTCGTGGACGTCGTCTCCCTGACTCGACAGCCACTCCTCGATTGAGACATGGAGTATATCTTCTCGCGTCTCGCTAAGATTTCCAGATCGCCTAATTTGCTCCCGCCTCTGCTGGAGCTGCAGGCGGTGCTGTTGCCGCCGGCGCTTCCGCTCCCGCCGCCTACTCGACCAGCATATCCACCACCTGCTTGACCCACCTGCTGCTGGTGGCCCACTGTCTCGACGCCGGCACGGGATAAACCACCGCCGAGCGGACTGTTgccgtggctgctgctgctgcgactgttGTTCggattgctgttgctggtggagCCGCCCAAGGCGCCCGCTGAGAGGGGGCGGGGCCGGCGGTTCACCGTCGGCGTGTCCATCTTTGAGTTGCGTTGTTGAGAGTACGATATGACAGCCTCTTTTGGCTGCACCCTGTTCGTGGCTGAACGACTCAATAAATCGCGACCCGTCAGACGATGAAATGTGGAGAGGTCGTGCCTGGAATAGGGACACCATTTTAATTTAGTACTAAAGCTGATCTAGTGTGCGATTGGGGGACACCCTTACCCCAGAATAGTCGTTAGATCGGGACCAGGCTCGTAGCAGATCAAGTCCTCGTCCCCGAGAATGTCGTGGTTGAGGGCCAGCCGCATTTCCAGCCTTGGGCTTAGGCCGCATCCAGCGTGGGGCATTGGGGCAGTGGGTGCGTCTGGCGCAGCCGTCGATGGTGCTGGCGCTGCAGCCGGGCAGCTCTGACCCCTCGGCTGCGACTGGTGCTGGGTGGGCGGACTCTGGCGGATCGGCTTTGCCATCCTCGAGGCTGTTGCTGATGAAGTGGCTGAGGCGGGCCTGGGTGCCCCCAGCAGGCAGGTCTCTATTATCGTTGATGACGGTCGTTTTGGGGCCGCCGCCGACGCCAAGCTGCTGGTACTCGGTGTTGATGGCATTGTCCTTGACCCGATAGCGGTTGGGTCCGAAGCGCTGGCGGCGTCGCCGACAACCACCGAGCAGCCACTGTCAGCAGTAGCGCCAGATCTTTTTCGAGGTAGCTCCTAAACGGAAACACGGAAATCTTCATTATTGCGAGGATCAAGTGCATTAATGCTACGGTGTTTACCTCTAAGACTGTCTGTCTTTCTATATAAATACACTGGGAACTCACCGTTTTGGCCTGACCAGCGACTGGATCGGTCTGCGTGAGGAGCAAGCGACGcggaggcggtggcggcggtACAAATCTCGGAGGTCTGCCGCTGGCTCTGCCGCCGGAGCTGGTAGTGTCGCTCGCGTTGTTGGTTGTTGAAATAGTCGATGAGGGAGCTCGACTcggcatcatcatcgtcgtcgtcgtcgtcttcGTTGTCATCATCGCATTCATCCCGATCGGCGTCGCTGCTGCCTTCGCCGGAGACGAAGGCGTCGGCCGAGAGGATGTCATCGTGGTGGTGCTGATGCTCCCGCCGGCGAGATCGCGTCCTGGTACGCTCGAGGGGCGCTGATCGAGCAGATACTCGCAGGATGAGGCCACCAGCACTGCCGGCGGCTGAGGATCGATAGCCGTGGTGGGCAGTAGACGGGTGGTGAGCAAGGGACGTGGCCCCATCGCACTCGTGGCCAGATTCGGAATCATGCGCTCCACGCTGGAGTGCAAGTCCTCCTGGTCCTCCTTCGCCAAATTCACCTGCTGGCCCTCCGCCGACGGATCCTCCTCCCGATCTGGCACCACTTGCCGAGGAACTAGTGGTGGGGCTGGTGGCACCGACTCGCTGTCGCTTGAACTTCCAGCCGAATCCTCTAGGTAGTGGCCATTGGTCGTTGCTTCCCCCTACCAATTGTTGGGAATAGAATTCAACTAATCAATTCTGGTTGGGATAGAGATTCCTGCCAGCGGTTGGCGCAGTTTGATGTGAATGGGGGTGAGGAGTTGGATGCTTGGTTCGTTTTCAGTACGGAATGTCGACAGCAAGATCGAATCGATGGGTCTAGTTCGCAGGAGGTGGGTGATGATTGTTTTCCGGTTGTACGTCAATAATGTCCGGACGTGTGATGTTGATGAGCTCGCAGTATTGCAGGATGGGCTAAAGCTTCACTAATTTTACTACGACCTTCTATACAagtacatatttatatttggcaACACGGTTTACAGTAACACATTAAGCAGACAGGCATTAAAAGTACAGTTTTCATACAAAGTCAAAACATGTTAGcatgattgattgattgttttatGGTGGTGATGTTTGATCgatgaagatgaagatgaTAATGGAGATGAGCAAGTTGCAGACGAAGGTTTATGAAAATACAGACAAAATAGAAAGACAAATCAAGGTCAATTCCGAGCCTAGTTTAATAGTGTGGCTAGGGCTACATGCAGGAGGATTAAATCTAAAGAATCGTTGCAGATGGAGCACGATTTAGCTCGCCTTCCCGATCTTTTATTGTGCTTGGGTACAGTTGCCCACTGTAGTAGTAGTTGGCCATGCAGCGGAGTGCGGAGTTGAAACGAAACGCGAGCACTGAACACGGTTGCATTTTCGTTTGGACCCGGGACCATGTTTTTAGTTTGTTACATTTTGGGGCGTGTGACTGGGATTTGCTGTAATAACGACCCACCTTTTTGATGTCATCGCTGTCCTGCTGCGTCTTCTCTTCGTCGCTCTCCGTCTCCTCCTCAAAAAGGGGCTCAAGGCGACGTCTACGTCGACAATACGGATACGATTTACGATAACGATTTCGAAAATACGTGTGTATGGCGAATGCAAACGAATTTCAATTGGAATTTAGCAACAGTCGATCGATGTGTTGATTGTGTGTCGATGGCATAAATGATATATCAATTTCGATTGAGCAAAACTTAGTTGAGGTTATATGTAAATACGTTGGTAAATATATGTAAGAATGGAGGGATATGCTACAAAGGTATGAACCCTCGCCTTATTATTAATAACCTGGCTATGACTATGACTAGATCTAGGACTAGCCCGCAAATGAGTGAGCAATACTAGGTATAAAGTTATTGGTTACAGATAGAGATACAATGTATGACACCGATTCAAATCGAATTTAGGCTCATGTGAgatacgtgtgtgtgtgtgaaacgAATGATAACGAAAGGATAAACACCTGTAAAAGCTACGAAAGAAAGTTTCCAAAGGAGTACACGAAAAAAGAAAGTTCGTATTCTTATTAACAGTAGGATCAATGGAGGCACTAGACTAAGCTATACTAAGTATGGCAGATATAGTAAGTCGAGATACTCGGTATGGTATTCAACAGTTAGAGATCGGCTGCCTAGGGTTTCTCTACCGGCTGTGTGTGATTATTGGTGGGTGTTTCTTGGAGCTCCAAGTGCCAACTTAATCTGAAATACCTCCTCAAGTCCTACATACCGTGGCAACAATCCCCGAATCGTGCTGGCAGTCATAGGTGGCGCCATTAACAGCTCGTCCATCATCAACTCCGTGTCGTCTTCGTCATTCAAGGAGGTGCTCGACTTGGTTGGCGACTGTACGTAATCGGATTCATTAACGATGTATTAATGTACATTACAAATATGGAATGCTCACCGAATGTGTGTTCTCCGAATTGATCAGCTGCAAGTCCTGATCATCGTTATCCCCGCCACTGGTGGGTGTGCCCCAGACCTCTTCACCACTGGTGGCTCCCGAGGTGCACTCGTCCATCTGCTCATCCGTCTCCGAGGCGGTTCcctggtgctgctgttgcgcaTCGCCAGCATTCCAGCGACCCAAGTACTTATCAATGAAAGCGCGCGACTCCTCGAAGAAGGACATCTTGTCGGAGACATAGGCTCCCGCCCGATTTGTCCACGCACCACTGGCCAGGCCCTCGCCATTGACAATCACTCCCGACGAACTGGAGGCGCCCAGGTCGTTTTGTACCAAAGCTCGTTCCGAGCCCGCGTCCTCGTCGTCTTCCTCGTTTTGGGGACTGTTGTCGTCATggccatttggcttaaatgaGTCCAAATCATCATCTAGCTCATCGGCCTCATCCATTCGATCATCGGAAGGTAGTTTCTCTAAGCTTGACATGGTGCCGAATCGGCGAAGAGCACTGCTCATGGGTCGATAGGGTGGTTCCTCATCCAATGGGGACTCGTCACACGAGTCCTCTGGAATATTCTCAATAATGGCCTGCCTGGGCTGTTTTGTTGTAGTGGTAGCGGTGCTGGTGGTGGAGGTGCCCCCGCCGTTTGACGAGCAGCCACTGTTGTCCCAAACGTGAGTGCTGGTTTTTGTGAGCACCGAATCGGGAGTGGGCGGCATCACGGCTATGGTGGGTGTACTATTCTCCTCCTTGGGGATCCTTTCCTGCCCACAAAGTGTGGCAGCTGGAGCAAGCTGAGCCAGCCCAATCAGCATCAGGGACAACTGCTCATCTTCCTGTTTCTGCTCCAGTGTGGTGGTCGTTTGCTTGGGTGATTCCAGTAGCTTGCAGGTCTGGTGCTCCATTTTGTCCGGCGAGAGTTGGGCGTGGGTAAAGTCCTCTGGAGTACAGCGGCAGTGGCAGGCCGCATACTTGGCTGGGGAACCACCCACCGAGCCTGTGCCTGTTCCCGATCCCGAACCCGAGCCTTTCGTTGGACTGCTCCGCATTATTCTGGCCGTCTCCGTAATGGTCACAATGGCCTTCACCTGCTGGTTGGCCTTGGTCCTTGGTGGCTCCTGGCACATTTGGGCCACAATGCGGGTGCGACGTGGTGGTGGCAATGGTTTTGGCGAACCACCACCGACGCCAGCGGAGCAATGGCCATTGGGCAAGGATGAAACTGAGACTGTTGGATTTAGATGACGTAGTTTGGAGCCGGTGGTGACTGGGATTCCCTCTCCGGCACTGCTACTGCTATTGGGCATCGCTCCGACGCTATCATCGGTGGCCTCTGATTGCGATTGGGAAATTTCATCGGTTATCAGTTGAGCCACGTCACTCTCGGTGTCGCCGGTTTCCCGACGACTGCTACTGGCCACCACTTTGGAGGACAGTTCCCCCGTAATAGTGCTGCTGGACATGCTGGTCACGCTTCCTGTCCCAGTTCCAGTTCGATTGCTGTTTTTCGGGTTAGCCATTTCCGTGGCTCCCGCAATACCATTGCTAAGCTTGCAGCAGCGATTTGGCGAGGATTGGCTGTGCTGCACTTTCAACGAATTGCAGAGCAGGACGGGCGTGGAGCTGGAGTTGTTGATTTCGCCTCCGCCGCCAGGACGCGCTCCACCCGGTCCGCTCTGCTGGCAATTCTTGTGGCAATGACGGCAAACGGCCAGCTTGTCCAGCACAATGGGACTCGAGCGTACGGTGATCTGGCAGCGGGTTACAAAACAGCAGTAGGAAAAAGTTGGGAAGAAAGAGCAGGGTTAGCATGGAAGTCTACAAGTAAGCGGCGAGGGGTTGAAGCTGGTTGCGTTAATAGGTTGCTATGCATAAGGGACTACAGTTGAAGCAGTATTGTGGACGGAAATAATCGCTTCTCACCTGACTGTCGGATGTGGTGCTATGCGACTGACTGATCACACTGGTCACGCCCTCCGCCTCCGACGTGGAGTAGATATCCGAGATGGCGCTCATGCTCAGCTCCTCGACGCCACTTAGACGCTTGCCCCCAAAATTGGGCCTAGACGATAGGGCGCCATTTTCCTTGGCCAGATTGAGCTCCTTGGTACGCTTCTCCAGCTGCTGACGCGTCCAGTAGGTGATCCGTTCGTCCTGCTCGCTGTCGCTGTTGAAGATCAGCTGCTCGTCCTCGGCACTCACATTCTCCTGCGATCGCGCGATCGCCGCCAGTCgagcctgctgctgctgcttgtccAGCTGGCCCTTCATCCAGTTGGCCAGGTGCAAGGCGCTCGACTTGGGAGTGCCTGTCTTGTTCAGAATGCGACACTTCTCGTCGATCAGCAGCTCGATTTGCTCCACATGACCACCGTGAATGCCATGGTTGTGGCCGTGGGAGCGATCCGCAGATCGATCGGTGGCCACTCCTGCGGCGGAGTGGGCGTGTCCGTGGGAATTGTTGGCGCGCTGCTGGAAAAGCTCGGTTATGTGAGTTACCTGGACCCGGGGACCATGACCTTGAGCCTCAAACACcacaccaccagcaccacccactgccGCCTGTCGTttggcaaattaaaaatttgtgATGGGCTCATTTGCTTGTTGCTTTTTGCTTTAGCTTAGCTCGGGTCTTGCCCTgtgtttgcttttgctttgctttttggctttgtCTTTGGGTCAGAGAACTCTTTTTGCGAAGCAGTGAAACGGAACGGAAACAATAATCTCAGTCCATCTTTGATTAAAAACGCTTGCTTTTGGCTAACAACGGAAATTGGCTCAAAAGGGACATTAGGACTTTACGgatctataaatatattatatatatgacACAAGACAATGGTTTACGATAGCGAGTACAATCACACAACAAACAACTAATAAGCAATGGAAGTTGAAGTAGGTTTGGAGAATAGAAAGAAGCAATTCGaacttaaaactaaaattgaGTCCatcacaatttttaatttatcaattttggtttttgattGGTTTCATCTTTTTTTGCACGGCTTAAAAAAGatttttgcatatattttcttcGGATCACAGGATCTGGTTTTGCGGAGCTATATGGTTATCCAGTGAGTGCTCGGTGGGTTTCTACTTGGTATAATTTTcacttattttgtttttcgtatttttttttcgttggtttttgaaatgaaataaaaagatCATCACAAGCGTTTTTAGTCAAAGAATCAtttggttttattattatttgaattcaTCGTTTCTCTTCGCATTCttaatctcaatctcaatcgaCTCGATATATCGATGGTCGATTCGCGATCCTCTCGTTTTATGTAAAATGTCGAAAAACCATAAATGGAAAATATCTAGACGTACATAAAGTTTACagaatatgaatatgaatctAAATAGttagtatgtatatatatactgtGTATAGAAGTTTCTTGTTTACTGCTCAAGGCACACTCAAAACCGAACCGCAAAAGACAAAGCGGCGTATGCTTGATATTTCACAATCAGTTTCAATTCGCAAATGGATGTCTGTGTGCGttgagtgtgtgggtgtttctttgtgtgtgtctgtttGTATGCTAAACTGTCTGTTTAAACTTCTGGCTGGGTGGAAATTTGAACAAACTGAATCCACACTGCAGGACCATTTTTCAGAAGGTTAGCCATTTATCAAACTAACTTTCTTTAGAATTTTGTCCCACTGTGCAAAGGCAGTCTAGTGCTAggtaatacatatatgtaagtGGTTAGCGTgaagatatatttttaaggcAACAAATTGCTTGTCGTAGCTAATTGACATCGATGGCTAGAtcagatacatatatgtatgtagctCATGTAGTTCGCCATCCAGCCAAAAGTCTTTCGACTGAGCACCATTTTAATACAGATACATACTGAACTATGTTGATAGGAAAGTAGTATATATACAACTAAGATTTTGATATCGATTTTGATTAAAATTTGAACTGGCCAATCGAGGTGAACTTAACTAAGTTAGTCGATTAATCGAGCGATTCTACAAGAAATTTGGCTAATGGGTCAACTTAGCATACGAGGAGGATCCGATCCGAGGCGAGAATTTCGGGGAAGTTAGGAGAAACTAGGACTAGGCTAATGTAggataacaacagcaataacAGTAATCAATAGgttttcaatttggctacaaaatggaAGCATTATTAACATTAGTATAATTTCAAGTAGGTTATCTtgtttcattgttttttgtttttgttagaTTGGCAAAAAAGTTTCAATCGAATGGTTAGTACGAATAGAGtgtgatatatatatatatgcatattctatgtagatatatgtatatatctataaGCTAAAAACTCTTGTAAAACGCAAACCCCGTTGGGGTTTCGCGTAGCAGATTGTGCATCTGTTTGGTGTATATTTGACTAgctaatatacatatatatacggCTATATCTAAGGTGGGTATACTATGTATACTCACATACATTACTAAAAAGAGCTAAATACTAGCGTCAAACACATACAATCATCATCGAACCTTAATCTCTGCCCTCGTTCAACTGTTTATTGCTATTTACACCCGATTCAAAATCGACTTGGATGGAACGAATACCATATAAAGGGAGTGTTGCTCAA encodes:
- the LOC6616148 gene encoding uncharacterized protein LOC6616148 isoform X1; translation: MPTMTRMHRHSSSSAVVEESRGRRRGVGVPGVGDANKENFGVHFMSSPFGNASLIALQDLSNVHGKSPQRRSFSEGSGPRQATPQLAALRCLPRTTGGAVALEDSQLSSSRMGDTTLDRMLDAIIESARKEVRCTKPLAGAGATTSTTILADNAEWSENSVHEMEVRTPTHLKRQRVVRRKNPHKTTTINQTQSYQAKKLEPLQLVPSTKRCLSFSSSSASSDLDEDEQQVAKRSSLGSPTTTPPSHCTTTTSSISSSGSSSNSGADVEANQRGSIDVSIAFDAKEQQLNVHVIRCRDLQRSHGSGNGSINAYVKVALSGGAQPHGYGGHSSGGSMSSGYQRTAVHRHSGRPYFDQRFNFQISSGEETAGQYLQLAVWHRDRHLKRSEFLGCSTFPLNELVHPDSGVSAGSFKLHAQACPPPTSRHSQPKANSGQDQKQEREVAKDQDKQQDDFPAEMAAAATVTPQKPVATGSGSGSNSAAMALNDEVISSIDSMGKEDPLLPQQPQQPMKLSKKALHQRDADENLFLRFLELDPPADGNANSTTTQAQATGSQSSASKANESNANHLNNGTSGGRRQSTMPNSGGSSVGGAVRQQQGRTPFTMTKRLTRTEERGFGFSIVWTHPPRVEKIEAGLSADRCGILPGDYVIFVDKHNVVTMPEADVLNLIRSQGSSLTLEIFRRSGAGATTITSTDLGQNNVHISTRLGAAVGLCSEEHTLATTATGTTTVMSLQRTTSTRIQPVSNSMSRPATACSGTTSSIEAAKRRLHLPQVTFSKESIVPITDNRRRFLLQLISREQNFTAALHFGVDRFVQPLGERKDLISPNDHRTLFQNIDELLRIAEDILEQLCSSDQQDQEPHMNFASRVYLSKTTAICAAYKKYCNGIKRADCVLVNKSRQTGSEFIAFITEPAVPRKRPDLTMFIHRPLQHFREILKLMQLLAGNCHVDTEEHKNFSTVINELQAAYREITVSSGLMEPLGEGRPLLTLQDLESRMVFTKCKPFTLAVQGRQWIFGGDLSRVEGRSVKPYWTLLFSDIIVFAKVSRDRVLFITEEPIPIANVVDSCFHMRKKTTEFRLTVDPNGRLAESPTGYCAPDLTRTPKRGARRKSLILRAPSLELKAVWQNLLQRQIFLVNAALGSTPLSSPLDSPDVLNTLVPLSDIGLTTASMGSMKLPSLDSIHLKQQQKQQRANNSHGHAHSAAGVATDRSADRSHGHNHGIHGGHVEQIELLIDEKCRILNKTGTPKSSALHLANWMKGQLDKQQQQARLAAIARSQENVSAEDEQLIFNSDSEQDERITYWTRQQLEKRTKELNLAKENGALSSRPNFGGKRLSGVEELSMSAISDIYSTSEAEGVTSVISQSHSTTSDSQITVRSSPIVLDKLAVCRHCHKNCQQSGPGGARPGGGGEINNSSSTPVLLCNSLKVQHSQSSPNRCCKLSNGIAGATEMANPKNSNRTGTGTGSVTSMSSSTITGELSSKVVASSSRRETGDTESDVAQLITDEISQSQSEATDDSVGAMPNSSSSAGEGIPVTTGSKLRHLNPTVSVSSLPNGHCSAGVGGGSPKPLPPPRRTRIVAQMCQEPPRTKANQQVKAIVTITETARIMRSSPTKGSGSGSGTGTGSVGGSPAKYAACHCRCTPEDFTHAQLSPDKMEHQTCKLLESPKQTTTTLEQKQEDEQLSLMLIGLAQLAPAATLCGQERIPKEENSTPTIAVMPPTPDSVLTKTSTHVWDNSGCSSNGGGTSTTSTATTTTKQPRQAIIENIPEDSCDESPLDEEPPYRPMSSALRRFGTMSSLEKLPSDDRMDEADELDDDLDSFKPNGHDDNSPQNEEDDEDAGSERALVQNDLGASSSSGVIVNGEGLASGAWTNRAGAYVSDKMSFFEESRAFIDKYLGRWNAGDAQQQHQGTASETDEQMDECTSGATSGEEVWGTPTSGGDNDDQDLQLINSENTHSSPTKSSTSLNDEDDTELMMDELLMAPPMTASTIRGLLPRRRLEPLFEEETESDEEKTQQDSDDIKKGEATTNGHYLEDSAGSSSDSESVPPAPPLVPRQVVPDREEDPSAEGQQVNLAKEDQEDLHSSVERMIPNLATSAMGPRPLLTTRLLPTTAIDPQPPAVLVASSCEYLLDQRPSSVPGRDLAGGSISTTTMTSSRPTPSSPAKAAATPIGMNAMMTTKTTTTTMMMPSRAPSSTISTTNNASDTTSSGGRASGRPPRFVPPPPPPRRLLLTQTDPVAGQAKTELPRKRSGATADSGCSVVVGDAASASDPTAIGSRTMPSTPSTSSLASAAAPKRPSSTIIETCLLGAPRPASATSSATASRMAKPIRQSPPTQHQSQPRGQSCPAAAPAPSTAAPDAPTAPMPHAGCGLSPRLEMRLALNHDILGDEDLICYEPGPDLTTILGHDLSTFHRLTGRDLLSRSATNRVQPKEAVISYSQQRNSKMDTPTVNRRPRPLSAGALGGSTSNSNPNNSRSSSSHGNSPLGGGLSRAGVETVGHQQQVGQAGGGYAGRVGGGSGSAGGNSTACSSSRGGSKLGDLEILARREKIYSMSQSRSGCRVRETTSTTTLMAMATEMRSGMDSEKRDSSWPKRAAAAASLTRTRSSTSMDGVGAISTTTTTTTTMTEEAFLETEVGRSKRLINFIKRRNSEITASSTSSTPNFSDGAFGEQPQPSHSQSSLLLQKLPPGQSQAQDSVEMAQMSPRKDNDKPSLNRRLWKQITKRRRTNSVSQIVAG
- the LOC6616148 gene encoding uncharacterized protein LOC6616148 isoform X5, producing the protein MPTMTRMHRHSSSSAVVEESRGRRRGVGVPGVGDANKENFGVHFMSSPFGNASLIALQDLSNVHGKSPQRRSFSEGSGPRQATPQLAALRCLPRTTGGAVALEDSQLSSSRMGDTTLDRMLDAIIESARKEVRCTKPLAGAGATTSTTILADNAEWSENSVHEMEVRTPTHLKRQRVVRRKNPHKTTTINQTQSYQAKKLEPLQLVPSTKRCLSFSSSSASSDLDEDEQQVAKRSSLGSPTTTPPSHCTTTTSSISSSGSSSNSGADVEANQRGSIDVSIAFDAKEQQLNVHVIRCRDLQRSHGSGNGSINAYVKVALSGGAQPHGYGGHSSGGSMSSGYQRTAVHRHSGRPYFDQRFNFQISSGEETAGQYLQLAVWHRDRHLNSVPVTQSEWQARVKSGTERRTAERLAKLENAGNEAKRSEFLGCSTFPLNELVHPDSGVSAGSFKLHAQACPPPTSRHSQPKANSGQDQKQEREVAKDQDKQQDDFPAEMAAAATVTPQKPVATGSGSGSNSAAMALNDEVISSIDSMGKEDPLLPQQPQQPMKLSKKALHQRDADENLFLRFLELDPPADGNANSTTTQAQATGSQSSASKANESNANHLNNGTSGGRRQSTMPNSGGSSVGGAVRQQQGRTPFTMTKRLTRTEERGFGFSIVWTHPPRVEKIEAGLSADRCGILPGDYVIFVDKHNVVTMPEADVLNLIRSQGSSLTLEIFRRSGAGATTITSTDLGQNNVHISTRLGAAVGLCSEEHTLATTATGTTTVMSLQRTTSTRIQPVSNSMSRPATACSGTTSSIEAAKRRLHLPQVTFSKESIVPITDNRRRFLLQLISREQNFTAALHFGVDRFVQPLGERKDLISPNDHRTLFQNIDELLRIAEDILEQLCSSDQQDQEPHMNFASRVYLSKTTAICAAYKKYCNGIKRADCVLVNKSRQTGSEFIAFITEPAVPRKRPDLTMFIHRPLQHFREILKLMQLLAGNCHVDTEEHKNFSTVINELQAAYREITVSSGLMEPLGEGRPLLTLQDLESRMVFTKCKPFTLAVQGRQWIFGGDLSRVEGRSVKPYWTLLFSDIIVFAKVSRDRVLFITEEPIPIANVVDSCFHMRKKTTEFRLTVDPNGRLAESPTGYCAPDLTRTPKRGARRKSLILRAPSLELKAVWQNLLQRQIFLVNAALGSTPLSSPLDSPDVLNTLVPLSDIGLTTASMGSMKLPSLDSIHLKQQQKQQRANNSHGHAHSAAGVATDRSADRSHGHNHGIHGGHVEQIELLIDEKCRILNKTGTPKSSALHLANWMKGQLDKQQQQARLAAIARSQENVSAEDEQLIFNSDSEQDERITYWTRQQLEKRTKELNLAKENGALSSRPNFGGKRLSGVEELSMSAISDIYSTSEAEGVTSVISQSHSTTSDSQITVRSSPIVLDKLAVCRHCHKNCQQSGPGGARPGGGGEINNSSSTPVLLCNSLKVQHSQSSPNRCCKLSNGIAGATEMANPKNSNRTGTGTGSVTSMSSSTITGELSSKVVASSSRRETGDTESDVAQLITDEISQSQSEATDDSVGAMPNSSSSAGEGIPVTTGSKLRHLNPTVSVSSLPNGHCSAGVGGGSPKPLPPPRRTRIVAQMCQEPPRTKANQQVKAIVTITETARIMRSSPTKGSGSGSGTGTGSVGGSPAKYAACHCRCTPEDFTHAQLSPDKMEHQTCKLLESPKQTTTTLEQKQEDEQLSLMLIGLAQLAPAATLCGQERIPKEENSTPTIAVMPPTPDSVLTKTSTHVWDNSGCSSNGGGTSTTSTATTTTKQPRQAIIENIPEDSCDESPLDEEPPYRPMSSALRRFGTMSSLEKLPSDDRMDEADELDDDLDSFKPNGHDDNSPQNEEDDEDAGSERALVQNDLGASSSSGVIVNGEGLASGAWTNRAGAYVSDKMSFFEESRAFIDKYLGRWNAGDAQQQHQGTASETDEQMDECTSGATSGEEVWGTPTSGGDNDDQDLQLINSENTHSSPTKSSTSLNDEDDTELMMDELLMAPPMTASTIRGLLPRFYRRRLEPLFEEETESDEEKTQQDSDDIKKGEATTNGHYLEDSAGSSSDSESVPPAPPLVPRQVVPDREEDPSAEGQQVNLAKEDQEDLHSSVERMIPNLATSAMGPRPLLTTRLLPTTAIDPQPPAVLVASSCEYLLDQRPSSVPGRDLAGGSISTTTMTSSRPTPSSPAKAAATPIGMNAMMTTKTTTTTMMMPSRAPSSTISTTNNASDTTSSGGRASGRPPRFVPPPPPPRRLLLTQTDPVAGQAKTELPRKRSGATADSGCSVVVGDAASASDPTAIGSRTMPSTPSTSSLASAAAPKRPSSTIIETCLLGAPRPASATSSATASRMAKPIRQSPPTQHQSQPRGQSCPAAAPAPSTAAPDAPTAPMPHAGCGLSPRLEMRLALNHDILGDEDLICYEPGPDLTTILGHDLSTFHRLTGRDLLSRSATNRVQPKEAVISYSQQRNSKMDTPTVNRRPRPLSAGALGGSTSNSNPNNSRSSSSHGNSPLGGGLSRAGVETVGHQQQVGQAGGGYAGRVGGGSGSAGGNSTACSSSRGGSKLGDLEILARREKIYSMSQSRSGCRVRETTSTTTLMAMATEMRSGMDSEKRDSSWPKRAAAAASLTRTRSSTSMDGVGAISTTTTTTTTMTEEAFLETEVGRSKRLINFIKRRNSEITASSTSSTPNFSDGAFGEQPQPSHSQSSLLLQKLPPGQSQAQDSVEMAQMSPRKDNDKPSLNRRLWKQITKRRRTNSVSQIVAG